One window of the Candidatus Falkowbacteria bacterium genome contains the following:
- the pilO gene encoding type 4a pilus biogenesis protein PilO yields the protein MKIERDKKQLIKAANDFLIDYFRWLATIMVLAVFSIGAFFVVLPKYQEVSREINETLTDQENKYRTVSQYVSDLRKVNAEYRAIDQASLERMRRFLPTEPETESLLVQIEALANRHSLSMTNLNMSPEGKKAASSPFANNSGGNTSLAADIGRVKISLAAKNVDYNLVKDFLVSLEHSLRLLDVFSVNYYPALGTVNLEIYAYYLKSVQ from the coding sequence ATGAAGATCGAAAGAGACAAAAAGCAATTGATCAAAGCGGCAAATGATTTTCTGATCGACTATTTCCGCTGGCTGGCCACCATCATGGTTTTAGCGGTTTTTTCAATCGGCGCTTTTTTTGTCGTCTTGCCGAAATATCAAGAGGTCTCTCGTGAAATAAACGAGACCCTGACCGACCAAGAGAACAAGTATCGGACCGTCTCCCAATATGTTTCCGACTTAAGAAAAGTCAATGCGGAATACCGGGCAATCGACCAGGCCAGCTTGGAGCGAATGAGGAGGTTCTTGCCTACTGAGCCGGAAACGGAGAGTTTGTTAGTCCAGATAGAAGCCCTTGCCAATAGGCACAGTCTGAGCATGACCAATCTGAATATGTCGCCTGAGGGTAAGAAGGCTGCTTCTAGCCCGTTTGCCAATAATAGCGGGGGAAACACCAGTCTGGCCGCCGACATCGGCCGAGTCAAAATAAGTTTAGCCGCGAAAAATGTCGATTATAATCTGGTGAAGGATTTTTTGGTCAGTCTTGAGCACAGCCTGCGCCTGCTGGATGTCTTCAGCGTTAATTATTATCCGGCTTTGGGAACCGTGAATTTGGAAATCTACGCATATTATTTAAAGAGCGTACAATAG
- the pilM gene encoding type IV pilus assembly protein PilM, with amino-acid sequence MGLLSSVSYLGIDIGTSSIKIVELKKVKGRPALSSYGFSEGKDSSLSIDWQNNPKKAAQVINKIRQEAGIAGRQAVAALPTYAVFSSVLNLTNVDPKEIDAAVRWEAKKVIPVALEDMILDWRRIEDEPGQAAVPGNFKILLTGAPRTLVKKYIDIFKEAQINLLSLETETFSLVRALLGKDKSVIMMVELGTNTTDIAVVDKGIPVLSRSIDVGGLTITKAIGDNLGVGLERAEQFKYDMGGNALESSGQDVVPKTIIETINPILNEVKYVLNMYESKNNKRVEKIVLSGGASLLASFSGYLAKELNLNVIIGDPWNRLSYPSELKPVLDEIGPRMSVAVGLALRQLDSN; translated from the coding sequence ATGGGATTATTATCAAGCGTTAGCTATCTAGGAATCGATATCGGCACCTCAAGCATTAAAATAGTAGAATTGAAGAAGGTTAAGGGCCGGCCGGCACTTTCTTCTTACGGTTTCAGCGAGGGCAAGGATTCGAGCCTGAGTATCGATTGGCAGAATAATCCCAAGAAAGCGGCGCAGGTAATCAATAAGATCAGGCAAGAGGCTGGTATCGCTGGCCGTCAGGCCGTGGCCGCTTTGCCGACTTACGCGGTTTTCTCCTCAGTTTTGAATCTGACCAACGTCGATCCTAAGGAAATTGATGCCGCTGTGCGCTGGGAAGCAAAAAAAGTCATCCCGGTAGCTTTAGAAGACATGATTCTTGACTGGCGGCGCATCGAAGATGAGCCTGGCCAGGCGGCAGTACCGGGTAATTTCAAAATCTTGCTTACGGGCGCGCCCAGGACATTAGTCAAAAAATACATCGATATTTTCAAAGAGGCGCAAATAAACCTGTTGAGCCTGGAGACGGAGACATTCTCGCTCGTCCGAGCGCTTTTAGGCAAGGATAAGAGCGTAATCATGATGGTCGAGCTGGGCACCAATACCACTGACATAGCGGTCGTAGATAAGGGCATCCCGGTCCTTTCGAGGAGCATCGATGTCGGCGGACTGACCATTACCAAGGCGATCGGCGACAATTTGGGCGTCGGCCTCGAAAGGGCTGAGCAATTCAAGTACGATATGGGCGGCAATGCTTTGGAGTCCTCAGGCCAAGATGTCGTTCCTAAGACCATTATCGAGACGATCAACCCGATCCTGAATGAGGTCAAATATGTTCTGAATATGTATGAAAGCAAGAATAATAAGAGAGTTGAAAAGATCGTGCTTTCTGGCGGAGCATCGCTCTTGGCCAGTTTTTCGGGTTATTTGGCCAAGGAACTGAACCTTAACGTAATCATCGGCGATCCGTGGAATAGATTATCATACCCGAGCGAACTAAAGCCGGTGCTTGACGAAATCGGTCCGAGAATGTCCGTTGCAGTCGGTTTGGCCTTGAGGCAGCTCGACTCAAATTAA